A part of Cannabis sativa cultivar Pink pepper isolate KNU-18-1 chromosome 6, ASM2916894v1, whole genome shotgun sequence genomic DNA contains:
- the LOC115704420 gene encoding uncharacterized protein LOC115704420 — protein sequence MAEEFMNDAMEEEEMGRLVYDDDDEDLLEFDDRWCLVGRFLTKQGVDFQAMQHKMATLWQPGRGMYVKELGPNHFFFQFYHEVDIERVIDGSPWTFDRAPLIFERVTPGANPRSIPLNQLDFGIQLHDMTSGFKSERVVRDVGNYIGKFVKSDPNNFAGVWRDYLRVRVTIRVDKPLEQKMKLEKKSGVSCKILFKYEDLPTFCFICGVLGHSERFCDRLFETPLHLIDKPYGLELKAAPRRRHYTMGAQWLRSAVVAKAGASSSHGGERGQHNNDTEKNPGMGNSPANNPNMNIDYGKNPTNQAAESNGDIYGKSKAIELITGSKDNDAVPSIQVVDLKIRKTIMDSDYNGEEVDELVGPYDKMVNDVSGVEYEDVNMGFNDGVNQKNFFGAGSGSQARRAL from the coding sequence ATGGCGGAGGAGTTTATGAATGATGCAATGGAGGAGGAGGAGATGGGCAGATTAgtgtatgatgatgatgatgaagatctATTGGAGTTTGACGATCGTTGGTGTCTTGTGGGGAGATTCCTAACCAAACAGGGAGTAGATTTTCAGgctatgcaacataaaatggcCACTCTTTGGCAGCCGGGGAGAGGTATGTATGTCAAAGAACTCGGTCCAAatcattttttctttcaattttaccATGAGGTAGATATTGAAAGGGTTATCGATGGAAGTCCTTGGACTTTTGATCGCGCACCATTGATTTTTGAAAGGGTGACACCGGGTGCTAATCCGAGATCGATCCCGTTAAACCAACTGGATTTTGGGATTCAACTACATGATATGACATCGGGGTTCAAGTCTGAGAGAGTGGTTCGGGATGTTGGCAATTATATAGGCAAATTTGTTAAGTCCGACCCTAACAATTTTGCGGGTGTGTGGAGGGACTACCTCAGAGTTAGAGTCACAATTCGGGTGGACAAACCTCTCGAACAAAAGATGAAACTGGAAAAGAAGAGTGGTGTTTCTTGCAAGATCCTATTCAAATATGAGGATCTCCCTACATTTTGCTTCATCTGTGGTGTACTTGGCCATTCGGAACGTTTCTGTGATAGGTTATTTGAGACTCCTCTTCATTTGATTGACAAGCCGTATGGCTTGGAGTTAAAGGCAGCCCCGAGGAGACGACACTACACTATGGGGGCTCAATGGCTCCGATCGGCCGTCGTGGCAAAGGCTGGTGCGTCAAGCTCTCATGGAGGTGAGAGGGGACAACACAATAATGATACAGAGAAAAATCCGGGGATGGGGAATTCGCCAGCAAACAATCCGAATATGAATATAGATTATGGAAAGAATCCCACTAATCAAGCCGCTGAAAGCAATGGAGACATATATGGCAAGTCAAAAGCCATTGAATTGATTACAGGATCAAAGGATAATGATGCCGTGCCTAGTATCCAGGTGGTTGATTTGAAAATAAGAAAAACAATAATGGACAGTGATTATAATGGGGAGGAGGTTGATGAGTTGGTTGGGCCATATGATAAAATGGTCAATGACGTTAGTGGGGTTGAGTATGAAGATGTAAACATGGGCTTTAATGATGGGGTTAATCAAAAAAACTTCTTTGGGGCGGGTTCTGGTTCTCAGGCCCGCCGGGCATTATGA
- the LOC115724672 gene encoding probable serine/threonine-protein kinase WNK11, which produces MPTENDHDQCDENNSEPFVEIDPSGRYGRYNELLGSGAVKKVYRAFDQEEGIEVAWNQVRLRNLSDDPAMIERLYSEVRLLRSLTNENIIALYFVWRDEERGTLNFITEVCTSGNLRQYRMKHKHVSMKALKKWSKQILKGLEYLHTHDPCVIHRDLNCSNVFVNGNIGQVKIGDLGLAAIVGKNHSAHSVLGTPEFMAPELYDENYTEMVDIYSFGMCVLEMVTLEIPYSECDNVAKIYRKVSTGVRPCALSKVRNPEVKAFIEKCLAQPMARPSAADLLKDPFFDEVVDDDDENKNDETSYAS; this is translated from the exons ATGCCAACTGAAAATGATCACGATCAATGTGACGAAAACAATTCAGAACCATTCGTTGAAATTGATCCTAGTGGACGGTATGGTCGGTACAATGAGCTACTTGGGTCAGGTGCTGTGAAAAAGGTGTATAGAGCTTTTGATCAAGAGGAAGGCATCGAAGTGGCATGGAACCAAGTGAGGCTACGTAACTTAAGCGATGACCCTGCCATGATTGAGAGGCTTTATTCGGAAGTTAGGCTTTTAAGATCCTTAACAAACGAGAATATAATTGCTTTGTACTTTGTTTGGAGGGACGAGGAAAGAGGTACCCTCAATTTCATCACCGAGGTTTGCACAAGTGGGAATTTAAGACAGTATAGGATGAAACATAAGCATGTTTCAATGAAAGCTTTGAAGAAATGGTCCAAACAGATCCTCAAAGGCTTGGAGTATTTGCATACGCATGACCCTTGTGTTATACACAGAGATCTCAACTGCAGCAATGTGTTTGTCAATGGAAATATTGGACAG GTCAAAATTGGTGACTTGGGATTGGCTGCTATAGTGGGAAAGAATCATTCAGCACATTCTGTTCTAGGGACTCCAGAGTTTATGGCACCTGAGCTTTATGATGAGAACTACACAGAAATGGTTGACATTTACTCATTTGGGATGTGTGTGCTAGAAATGGTGACCTTGGAAATTCCTTATAGTGAATGTGACAATGTTGCCAAGATATACAGAAAGGTTTCCACAGGTGTTAGACCTTGTGCCTTAAGCAAGGTCAGAAACCCTGAAGTGAAGGCCTTCATTGAAAAGTGCCTAGCTCAACCAATGGCAAGGCCCTCTGCTGCTGACCTCCTCAAGGACCCTTTCTTTGATGAAgttgttgatgatgatgatgaaaataaaaatgatgagACTTCTTATGCTTCATGA